The genomic stretch GTTGCTCGCCCAGCGGGTCTACGGCCTGGCCCTGGGCTACGAGGACCTTAACGATCACGACGATCTCCGCCGCGACCCCTTGCTGGCCGCCGTCGTCGGCAAGGCTGATCCCACGGGCCAATCCCGGCCGCGGGCCCGCGACCGTGGCAAGGCCCTGGCCGGCAAGAGCACGCTGAACCGCCTGGAACTGACCCCCGCCGGCGCCAATGAGGACAGCCGCTCGAAGAAGATCACCTGCCGCATCCACGAGGTCGAGGACCTCTTCGTCAGGCTCTTCCTGCAGGCTCATCCCCGGCCTCCCGAGCACGTTGTGCTCGATCTCGACGCCACCGACGACCCGGTCCACGGTCACCAGCTCGGACGCTTCTTCCACGGCTATTACAAGGGATACTGCTATCTCCCGTTGTACATTTTCTGTGGCGATCACCTGCTGTGCGCGAAGCTGCGACCGGCGGATATCGACGCCTCGGCCGGG from Tautonia rosea encodes the following:
- a CDS encoding IS1380 family transposase, whose translation is LLAQRVYGLALGYEDLNDHDDLRRDPLLAAVVGKADPTGQSRPRARDRGKALAGKSTLNRLELTPAGANEDSRSKKITCRIHEVEDLFVRLFLQAHPRPPEHVVLDLDATDDPVHGHQLGRFFHGYYKGYCYLPLYIFCGDHLLCAKLRPADIDASAGTVKHLQRIVDQLRQAWPGLKVTIRADSGFCREPIMAWCERNGVDYILGLAQNPRLREAIAQQSDQARQQFEATG